The sequence TCCTTTCGCCACGTCCTTTTGGCTCACGCGCGGCGCTTTGACGAGCTTGTCCATCGGGACGGCCGCCCGCATGGCATCGGGCGTCCAGAAGGGTTTCGGCGCGGCCTGGGCGGGCACGCCGACCAGGGCGAATACGAGGGAGAGGACGGCGGTGACGACCGCGGCCCGGATTGTCGTGTGCTTCAAGACGCCCACCTTCCGCCGAGGTGAATTGCCGCAAAAGCGGCACAGCTACTCGAAAGTAGTTGTCACCTCACGGAGTGCACACCGCCATTCGGCCGTATCCGATACGGCCGAATGGCGGTGCAATGGGCTCAGACGACCGCGAGCGGCAACGCCGTCGGGTGGACCGGGGCCGGGAGGTCCGACGCGCCCGTCAGGTACGTGTCGACCGCGTTGGCCACCGAACGGCCCTCCGCGATCGCCCACACCACCAGCGAAGCGCCGCGGTGGGCGTCGCCGCAGACGAACACGCCCGGGGTTTCCGTCTGCCAGTCCGCGCCGCACGAGAGGGTGCCCCGGCGGGTCAGGGACAGGCCCAGCCCGTCCAGCAGCGGCATCTCCTCGACGCCTTCGAAGCCGATCGCCAGCAGGACCAGGTCCGCCGGCAGGGTCTCGACCTCGTCGGTCACCGGGATGACCTCGCGGCGGCCGGTGGCCGGGTCCTTCTGGACCTTCACCTGCTGCAGTTCGACCGCCTTCACGGCGCCGGAATCATCGCCGACGAAGCGCTTGACCGCCACCGCGAACTTCCGCTCGCCCGCTTCCTCGTGCGCCGGGTACGTGCGCAGGATGTACGGCCACGTCGGCCACGGCGAACGCTCGTCGTCCCTGGTGGACGGCGGGGTCGGGTACTGGTCGAGCTGCGTCACCGAACGCGCGCCCTGGCGGGTGGCCGTGCCGTAGGAGTCCGCGCCCGTGTCGCCGCCGCCGATGATCACCACGTGCTTGCCGCGCGCGTCGATCGCCGGGGGGCCGTCGCCCTCGACGTACTTGTTGGCCGGGACCAGGTGTTCCATCGCCAGGTGGATGCCCGCCAGCTCGCGGCCCGGCGTCGTCGTGTCGTCGCGGCCGCGCAGGGCGCCCACCGCCAGCACCACCGCGTCGTACTGCGCGCGCAGGTCTTCCACCGAGAGGTCGACGCCGACCTCGCAGCCGGTGACGAACCGGGTGCCTTCCTTGCGCAGCTGCGCCAGGCGGCGGTCGAGGACCTTCTTCTCCATCTTGAACTCGGGGATGCCGTAGCGCAGCAGGCCGCCGAGGCGGTCGTCGCGCTCGAACACCGTCACCTCGTGGCCGGCGCGGGTCAGCTGCTGGGCGGCCGCAAGCCCGGCCGGGCCGGAGCCGACGACCGCGACACGGCGGCCACTGGCCACTTCGGACACCTGCGGCTGGACGTAGCCCGCTTCCCAGGACTGGTCGGCGATCGTCTGCTCGACGCGCTTGATCGCCACCGGCCCGCCGGACAGCGGCGAAATCGACAGCACGCAGCCCGCCTCGCACGGCGCCGGGCACAGCTTCCCGGTGAACTCGGGGAAGTTGTTGGTCGCGTGCAGCCGGTCGCTCGCCGCGGCCCAGTCGCCGCGGCGGACCAGGTCGTTCCACTCCGGGATCAGGTTGCCCAGCGGGCAGCCGGAGCCGCCGGAGTGGCAGAACGGGATGCCGCAGTCCATGCAGCGCGACGCCTGCTTGCGCACCTTTTCGTTGCGCTCGGCCGGGTCGACGTCCGCGTAGACCTCGCCCCACGAGGAAAGCCGTTCCTCGTAGGACTTCTTCGGCGGCTCTTCGCGGTCGTACTTCAGGAAACCGGTCGGGTCAGCCACGAGCGGCCTCCATGATCGCCTCGTCGACGTCGCGGCCGGCGGCACGAGCCGCCTTCGCCGCGTCCAGGACCCGCTGGTAGTCGCGCGGCATCACCTTCGTGAACGCCACCGACCGGCGCGGCCAGTCGCCGAGCAGCGAGGCCGCCACCGCGGAGCGGGTGAGATCGTAGTGCTGTTGCACGGTTTTCTTGAGCCAGGCCAGGTCGTCGGCGGTCGGCTTGAGCAGGTCCACCATGTCCTGGTTGACCTTCTTGCGGTCGACGTCGAGCACGAACGCCATGCCGCCGGACATGCCGGCCGCCAGGTTGCGCCCGGTCGGGCCGAGCACCACCGCGCGGCCGCCGGTCATGTACTCGAAGGCGTGGTCGCCGACGCCCTCGGCGACGACCGTGGCGCCGGAGTTGCGGACGCAGAAGCGTTCGCCGACCTGGCCGCGCAGGAAGATCTCGCCGGCGGTGGCGCCGTAGGCGATCGTGTTGCCCGCGATCGTCTGCGCCTCGGCCGCGAAGGTCGCCGCCGGGTCGGGGCGGACCACGATCCGGCCGCCGGACAGGCCCTTGCCGACGTAGTCGTTCGCGTCGCCGACCATGTCGAGGGTGATGCCGCGCGGCAGGAACGCGCCGAGCGACTGGCCCGCCGAGCCGGTGAGCGTGACGTTGATCGTGCCCTCGGGCAGGCCGTCGCCGCCGTAGCGGCGGGTGATCTCCGAGCCGAGCAGCGTGCCGACGGTCCGGTTGACGTTGCGCACCGGCAGCTCGATATTCACGTGGTGCGCGTCTTCCAGCGCCGCCTCGGCGAGCTGGATGAGCGTGCGGTCCAGCGCGTGCTCGAGCCCGTGGTCCTGGCCGCGCGTGCGCCGCTTGGCGCCGCCGTACGGGGTCTCCGACGGCATCTCGAAGATCGGCGCCAGGTCCAAACCGGACGCCTTCCAGTGGTCGACGGCCTCGTCGGTGTTCAGCAGCTCGGCGTGGCCGATGGCCTCGTCGAGCGTGCGGAAGCCCAGCGCCGCCAGGGTTTCCCGGACTTCTTCGGCGACGAACTTGAAGAAGTTGACGACGTGCTCGACCTGGCCGGTGTAGCGCTTGCGGAGCTCGGGGCTCTGCGTGGCGACGCCGACCGGGCAGGTGTCGAGGTGGCAGACGCGCATCATGATGCAGCCCGCGACGACGAGGGGGGCCGTCGCGAAGCCGTACTCCTCGGCGCCGAGCAGCGCCGCGATGACGACGTCGCGCCCGGTCTTCATGGCGCCGTCCACCTGCACGGTGATCCGGTCGCGCAACCCGTTGAGCAGCAACGTCTGCTGGGTCTCGGCGAGGCCGATCTCCCACGGCGTGCCCGCGTGCTTGAGCGAGTTCATCGGGGACGCGCCGGTGCCGCCGTCGTGGCCCGAGATGAGCACGACGTCCGCGTGCGCCTTGGACACGCCCGCCGCGACCGTGCCGACGCCCAGCGAGGACACCAGCTTCACGTGGATGCGGGCGTGCTCGTTGGCGTTCTTGAGGTCGTGGATCAGCTGCGCCAGGTCCTCGATGGAGTAGATGTCGTGGTGTGGCGGCGGGGAAATCAGCCCGACGCCCGGCGTCGAGTGCCGGGTCCGCGCGATCCACGGGTACACCTTGTTCGGCGGCAGCTGGCCGCCTTCGCCGGGCTTCGCGCCCTGCGCCATCTTGATCTGTATGTCGTCGGCGTTGACGAGGTACTCGCTCGTGACGCCGAAGCGGCCCGAAGCGACCTGCTTGATCGCGCTGCGGCGTTCGGGGTCGTAGAGCCGCTCGGGGTCCTCGCCGCCCTCGCCGGTGTTGGACCGGCCGCCGATGCGGTTCATCGCGATGGCCAGGGTTTCGTGTGCCTCGGCCGAAATCGAGCCGTACGACATCGCGCCGGTGTTGAAGCGCTTGAAAATCGCTTCGGCGGGCTCGACCTCGTCCAGCGGTACCGGCTCGCGGACGCCGTCCTTGAACGAGAACAGCCCGCGCAGCGTGCCGCCCTCGCGGTAGAGGCGGTGCACCTCTTCGGTGTACTTGCGGTACACCTCGTCGCGGCCGGTCTTGGACGCGTGCTGCAGCAGGAACACCGTCTCCGGCGTGAACAGGTGCAGCTCGCCCTCGCGGCGGTAGGCGTACTCGCCGCCGGTGTCGAGTCCACGGTGGACCCGATCGGTCGGGTTTTCCGGGTAAGCGCGGCGGTGGCGCACGGCCACCTCTTCGGCCAGCACCTCGAGCCCGACGCCGCCGAGCTTGGACGACGTCCCGGTGAAGTACTCGTCGAGCAGGTCCTGGCTCAGGCCGAGGGATTCGAAGACCTGGGCGGCGGTGTACGCGCCGACCGTGGAGATGCCCATCTTGGACATGATCTTCAGGACGCCCTTGACCAGCGCCTGCACGTAGTTGCGGATCGCCTTGGCCGGCTCGATCCCGGTGACCGCGCCCTGCCCGATCATGTCCTCGATGGTCTCGAAGGCCAGGTACGGGTTGACCGCGGCGGCGCCGTAGCCGAGCAGCAGCGCGATGTGGTGCACCTCGCGCGCGTCACCGGACTCGACGACCAGCGCGACGCGCAGGCGTTCCTTGGTGCGGACCAGGTGGTGGTGCACCGCGGAAACCAGCAGCAGCGACGGGATCGGTGCCATCCGGTGGTCGGAGTCGCGGTCGGACAGCACGAGCGTGCGCGCACCGGCCGCGATCGCCTCGGAGGCCTCCCGCCGCACGCGCTCGATGGCCGACGCCAGCGCCTCGGCGCCGCCGTCCACTTCGTACAGTCCGGAAAGGACACTGCAGGCGAAGCCGGGGAGGTCGCCGTCGTCGTTGATGTGGATGAGCTTGGCCAGCTCGTCGTTGTCGATCACCGGGTACGGCAGCTTCAGGTGGCGACAGGACGCCGGGCCGGGGGCCAGGAGGTTGCGCTCCGGGCCCATGATCCGCGCCATGCAGGTGACCAGCTCTTCGCGGATCGCGTCCAGCGGCGGGTTGGTCACCTGGGCGAAGTTCTGCTTGAAGTAGTCGTAGAGCAGCCGGGATCGCTTCGACAGCACCGCGGGCGGGGTGTCGGAGCCCATCGAGCCGATCGGCTCGGCGCCCTTCTCGGCCATCGGCGCGAGCAGGATCTTGAGCTCTTCTTCGGTGTAGCCGAAGGAAAGCTGGCGGCGCAGCACCGAATCGTGGCTCTGCACGACGTGGTCGCGGTCGGGCAGCTCGGCGATCTGCAGCAGGCCCGCGTGCAGCCACGAGTCGTAGGGCAGCTCGCTCGCCAGCGCGGACTTGACCTCTTCGTCGTCCACGATCCGGCCGGCCTCGGTGTCGACCAGGAACATCCGGCCGGGCTTGAGCCGCCCCTTGGCCACGACGTCCTTCGGGGCCACGTCCAGGACGCCGGCCTCGCTGGCGAGCACGACGCGGTCGTCGGCCGTGCGCCACCAGCGCGCCGGGCGCAGGCCGTTGCGGTCCAGGACCGCGCCGACCAGGGTGCCGTCGGTGAAGGTGACGCAGGCGGGGCCGTCCCACGGCTCCATCAGGCTCGCGTGGAACTGGTAGAACGCGCGGCGCTCGGGCTTCATGGTGGCGTGGTTTTCCCACGCCTCCGGGATCATCATCAGCACGGCGTGCGGCAGCGACCGCCCGCCGAGGTGCAGCAGCTCCAGGACCTCGTCGAACGACGCCGAGTCCGACGCGTCCGGCGAGCAGATCGGGAACAGCCGCGAGAGGTCGCCGTCGAGGACCTCGGACTCCAGCAGCGCCTCGCGCGCCCGCATGCGGTTGCGGTTGCCGCGGATGGTGTTGATCTCGCCGTTGTGGGCCACGAACCGGAACGGGTGCGCCAGCGGCCACGACGGGAAGGTGTTGGTGGAGAAGCGGGAGTGCACCAGCGCGATGGCGCTTTCCAGCCGCTCGTCGCGCAGGTCGGCGAAGAACGCCGGCAGCTGCTCCGGCGTCACCATGCCCTTGTAGACGATCGTCCGCGAAGACAGCGACGGGAAGTACGTGCCGCAGCCGGAGTTCGCGCTTTCGTGCTCGACGCGCTTGCGCAGGCAGAACGCGAGGCGGTCCAGCTCCAGACCCGCTTTTCCGTCCGCCGTCACGAAAAGCATGGCGAAGTGCGGCATGACCGAGCGCGCGGTCGGGCCGATGTCGGCGCGGTCGGCGTCGACCGGCACCTCCCGCCAGCCGAGGACCTCGAGTCCTTCTTCGACGGCGATGCGTTCGGCCAGCTCGACGGCCTTGCGGCGCTGCTCGGCGTCTTCGGGGAGGAACGCGATGCCGGCGGCGTAGGTGTGGTGGCCGCGCTCGTCGGGTTCGGGCAGCGCGAAGCCGGCTTCCGCGCGCAGCAGCACATCGGGCAGCTGCAGCAGGATGCCGGCACCGTCGCCGCTGGTGGGTTCGGCGCCGGCGGCGCCGCGGTGGTCGAGGTTGGTCAGCGCGGCGAGGCCGTCGGTGACGATGCCGTGGGAGCGGCGCCCGCGGATGTCGGCCACCATGGCCACACCGCAGGAGTCCTGTTCGGTCTCCGGATCGTAGAGACCCTGCTTGCCGGGAATGGCGGAGAAGATCATGAAGGGACCTCCTTCGTCGTCTTGTCGTGCGGGGCCGGGCTACCGGCCGGGGAGCGCACGGGACGACGATGGCCCGCTTGTTAGCGCGACTTTAACACCTGGGAAACACGTCAGCATCAATTCAGAGCGCCCCGGACTGCGGCGGACGGTAACGATCTGGCTGCGCGGAACGACGTAGTTCCTGATGGGTTCCCGGTAGTTCGCGGCGCTAAGTATACGTCGTGGAAACTCCGGTCAAGCCTAACGTGACCAGCCCGACCCGGCACGTTCGCGCTGTGTGCGCCGTCACTAGAACGTGTTACATTTCGCCGCATGATCCTTGACCGGTTCAAGCTCACCGACCAGGTCGCCGTCGTCACCGGCGCGGGCCGCGGGATCGGCGCGGCCACCGCCGTGGCCCTCGCCGAAGCGGGCGCCGACGTGGTCATCGCCTCCCGCACCGCCGCCCAGCTCGAGGAAGTGGCCTCGCGCGTCTCCGCGGCGGGCCGCCGCGCGGTCACGGTTCCCGTCGACCTCTCCTCCCCCGAAGCCGCGGCGGCGCTGGCGGCGACGGCGGTGGCGGAGTTCGGGCGCCTCGACCTGGTGGTCAACAACGTCGGCGGCACCTACCCGCGTCCCCTGCTGGAGACCACCGCGGAGTTCCTCGAGGAAGCGTTCCGCTTCAACGTGGCGACCGCGCACGCGCTGACCGCGGCGGCGGCCCCCGCCCTGCTGGAGACCGGCGGCTCGGTCGTCAACATCTCGTCGGTGATGGGCCGGGTCTCGGGCCGCGGCTTCGCGGCGTACGGCACGGCGAAGGCGGCCTTGGCCCACTACACCCGCCTGGCGGCCGCCGACCTGGCCCCGAAGGTCCGGGTGAACGCGATCTCGGTGGGCTCGGTGGCGACGTCGGCCCTGGAGATCGTGGTGGGCAACCCGGAGCTGAAGGCCAAGATGGAGTCCGCCACCCCGCTGAAGCGCATCGGCGAGGCCGAGGACATCGCGGCGACGGTGGTGTTCCTGGCCTCGCGCGCCGGCGGGTACATCACGGGCAAGATCCTCGAGGTCGACGGCGGTCTGCAGACCCCGAACCTGGAGCTGGGCCTGCCCGACCTCGGCTGACCGGAACTGTCGGCCCCGCCCGGTAGCGTGGAAAACGGGGGGCGGCGCCCCGACCCCGCACGTCGGAGCAGGGCCCGGGTACGACGAAGGCCACCGCCGGGCGTCCGGCGATGGCCTTCGGGAAAGCGTCAGCTCTCGTCGGTCTTCTTCGGCTCTTCGGCGGCCGGAGCCTCCTCCGAGGCGGGTTTCTCCGGCGCCGGGGCCTCGGCCGCCACCTTCGCGTGCTCCGGCTCCTCCTCTGCGGCCACCGGGGTCTCGTCCGGACCGGGCGCGTCCTTGCTCACCAGCGTCTCCGGCAGCTCCCGCGGCCCCCGCTTCGCGGCGAGCACGAAGTACACCACGGCGGCCGCGAACAGCAGGATCGACGTCCACACGTTCACCCGCAGGCCGAGGATGTGGTTCGCGGTGTCGGTCCGCATCATCTCGATCCAGCCGCGGCCGACCGTGTACCCGGCGACGTACAGCGCGAACACCCGCCCGTGCCCGAGCTTGAAGCGCCGGTCCGCCCAGACGACCAGCAGCGCGACCAGCAGGTTCCAGATCAGCTCGTACAGGAACGTCGGGTGCACCGGGCTCTCCGGCAGCGGGATGTGCCCGGTCGCGACGCCGTTGAGCAGGTTGTCCGGGTCCTCCGGGTTGAAGCGCTGGTAGACCTCCAGGCCCCACGGCAGGTCGGTGTGCGCGCCGTAGAGCTCCTGGTTGAAGTAGTTGCCGATGCGGCCGATGGCCTGCGCCACGACGATGCCCGGCGCGATCGCGTCCGCCATCGCCGGCAGCGGGATGCCCTTGCGGCGGCAGGCGATGAGCGCGCCCACCGCGCCGAGGGCGATGGCGCCCCAGATGCCGAGGCCGCCGTCCCAGATCGCGAACGCGTTCCAGGGGTTCTTGCCCTCGGTGAAGTACAGCTCGGGGTCGGTGATCACGTGGTACAACCGGCCGCCGACCAGGCCGAACGGCACCGCGAACACCGCGATGTCGATCACCGTGCCCTTGGTCCCGCCGCGGGCCGCCCAGCGCCGCTCGCCCCACCAGATCGCCACGATGATGCCGGCGATGATGCACAGGGCGTACGCGCGGAGCGGGATCGGTCCCAGGTGCCAGACCCCCCGGTCGGGACTGGGGATCGTCGCGAGGTAGGCGCTCATCACGCGGCCACCGTAGCGCTAAGGCGCCGGAGCCTCCAAGGCGGCCAGGTACCCCGCCACCAGCGCGTGCGCGACCTGGGTGACCGCTTCGTCGCGCGGGAGGAAGCGTTCGTCGTGCAGGCTGGGCACGCCCGCGGTGTCGCCGAGGCCGACGAACAGCATCAGCCCGCGGGTCGCGCCGCCGCAGTAGTGGGCGAAATCGTCCGCGCCGAACGACCGGAACTGGTCGTCGACGGCGAAGCCCGCGTGGCTCAGCCAGCGTTGCGCGCCCGCGGCCAGCGCGGCGTCGTTGTCCAGCACCGGCTCGCAGGGGCTGATCTCCAGCTCGGCGGTGCAGCCGTGCGCCCGCGCGGTGCCGTGCACGATGTCCGCGAGGGCTTCCAGCGCGCGGTCGCGGTCCTTGGTGCGCATCAGGCGGAGCGAGCCGAACGCGGTCGCGCTGTTCGGGATGACGTTGGCCGCCGCGCCCGCCTGGATCCGCCCGACCGAGCAGACGGCGCCGAACACCGGGTCGATCCGCCGCGACGCGAGCTGCTGCAGGCTCACGACCAGGTGAGACAGCGCCAGGATCGGGTCGCGCAGCAGGTGCGGGTAGCCGGCGTGGCCGCCCTGCCCGTAGAGGGTCACCTCGAACTCGTCGGTGGAGGCGTTCACCGGGCCGGGCACCGCGGCGACGACGCCGTGCGCAAGCCGCGGCTGGACGTGCGCGCCGATCACCGCGTCGACGCCGTGCTCGGTCAGCACGCCGGACTCGACGACGTCGAGCGCGCCCGGCGGCGACGTCTCCTCCCGCGGCTGCAGCAGCGCCAGGATCGGCCGGGGCACGCCGACGCGCACCGCCGCGCGGCCGACGGCGACCAGCGCGGCGAGGTGGACGTCGTGGCCGCACGCGTGCATCAGCTCGTTGCCCGACGCCCACGGCACGCGGGTGCCCTCCAGCACCGGGAGGGCGTCCAGCTCGGCGCGCAGCGCCACGGCCGGGCCGTCGCCGCCGGGCAGGCGGATCGCGCGGCCGGTCTTGGCGACGCGGACCCCGTCGCCCGCGCCGAGCGCCCCGGCGACCAGACGGGCGGTGTCCTCCTCGTCGCCGGAGCCGCGCGGGTCGGCGTGCACCGCGTGCCGGAGCTCCACGGCGGCGGGCAGTTCGTCGGCGATCGCCCGTGTCCACCGGGCCCACAGATCACTCACACGTGCTCCAAGCGGTAGATCCTCTGCGCGTTCTCACTTCCCACCAAAGCACACAGCCGGACGGCGTCCACTTCGGACACCGCGTCCGCGTCGAGCGCGGCGCGCACGAAGTCGGACAGGCCTTGCCGGAACAGGGCCGTGCCCAGGTGGTACAGCTCGGCCAGGCCGAACGCGTCGGTGGAGAAGAGGACCTTCCCGAACGGCGCGATCTCCAGCAGCTCGGCCAGGACCGCCGGTGCCCGGAACCCCGCGTTGTGCGTGATGAGCCCGGCGTCCACGAACACGTGCTCGAAAACCTGCGCGAGATACGCGGCGTTCCGGTGGTACGGGTAGTTGTGCAGCAGCAGGATCGGCACGCCGCGGTCGCGGGTGGCCCGCAGGAGCCCGGTGAGCAGCAGCGGGTCGCAGCGGTGCAGGTCGACGTCGGAGTCGCCGTAGCCGACGTGGAACTGCACCGGCAGGCCCAGGTCGAGGCCGGTGAAGACGAGGTGCCGGTGCAGCACCTCGTCGGCCAGCCGGGGGCTCCCGGTTCGCAGCCAGCGTCCCGCCGCGGCCGTCACCTCCGACGGCGACGGCCGCTCCCCCGCCAGCTCGAGGCCGACGCGGTAGGCGGCGATCGACTTGAGCCCGACGGCGGTTTTCGCGCGGTTCCCCAGCTCGTCGGCGAAGGCGGCGGCGAACCCTTCCGCGGTGGTCCCGCCGATGACGGACTCGGCGACCTGCTCCAGCCGGACGACGTCGTGCGCGCGGGTGCCCGCGAGCGCGGCGAACTCCGGGGTGGTGGTCAACGCTTCGGGCAGGAACCCGCCGTCCAGGAGGAAGTCGGTGGTGCCGGTGGCGCGCAGGAACCGCCGGGCCACCTCGGCCGCGCCCAGCTCGGCGCGGCGTTCGAGGTAGGCATCGGCGTCCGCGTGCTTCGGCAGGTCGAGCACCGGCGCGCAGCGTTCGCGCACGGCCAGCCCGATCAGCGAGT is a genomic window of Amycolatopsis lexingtonensis containing:
- the lgt gene encoding prolipoprotein diacylglyceryl transferase codes for the protein MSAYLATIPSPDRGVWHLGPIPLRAYALCIIAGIIVAIWWGERRWAARGGTKGTVIDIAVFAVPFGLVGGRLYHVITDPELYFTEGKNPWNAFAIWDGGLGIWGAIALGAVGALIACRRKGIPLPAMADAIAPGIVVAQAIGRIGNYFNQELYGAHTDLPWGLEVYQRFNPEDPDNLLNGVATGHIPLPESPVHPTFLYELIWNLLVALLVVWADRRFKLGHGRVFALYVAGYTVGRGWIEMMRTDTANHILGLRVNVWTSILLFAAAVVYFVLAAKRGPRELPETLVSKDAPGPDETPVAAEEEPEHAKVAAEAPAPEKPASEEAPAAEEPKKTDES
- the gltB gene encoding glutamate synthase large subunit, with the translated sequence MIFSAIPGKQGLYDPETEQDSCGVAMVADIRGRRSHGIVTDGLAALTNLDHRGAAGAEPTSGDGAGILLQLPDVLLRAEAGFALPEPDERGHHTYAAGIAFLPEDAEQRRKAVELAERIAVEEGLEVLGWREVPVDADRADIGPTARSVMPHFAMLFVTADGKAGLELDRLAFCLRKRVEHESANSGCGTYFPSLSSRTIVYKGMVTPEQLPAFFADLRDERLESAIALVHSRFSTNTFPSWPLAHPFRFVAHNGEINTIRGNRNRMRAREALLESEVLDGDLSRLFPICSPDASDSASFDEVLELLHLGGRSLPHAVLMMIPEAWENHATMKPERRAFYQFHASLMEPWDGPACVTFTDGTLVGAVLDRNGLRPARWWRTADDRVVLASEAGVLDVAPKDVVAKGRLKPGRMFLVDTEAGRIVDDEEVKSALASELPYDSWLHAGLLQIAELPDRDHVVQSHDSVLRRQLSFGYTEEELKILLAPMAEKGAEPIGSMGSDTPPAVLSKRSRLLYDYFKQNFAQVTNPPLDAIREELVTCMARIMGPERNLLAPGPASCRHLKLPYPVIDNDELAKLIHINDDGDLPGFACSVLSGLYEVDGGAEALASAIERVRREASEAIAAGARTLVLSDRDSDHRMAPIPSLLLVSAVHHHLVRTKERLRVALVVESGDAREVHHIALLLGYGAAAVNPYLAFETIEDMIGQGAVTGIEPAKAIRNYVQALVKGVLKIMSKMGISTVGAYTAAQVFESLGLSQDLLDEYFTGTSSKLGGVGLEVLAEEVAVRHRRAYPENPTDRVHRGLDTGGEYAYRREGELHLFTPETVFLLQHASKTGRDEVYRKYTEEVHRLYREGGTLRGLFSFKDGVREPVPLDEVEPAEAIFKRFNTGAMSYGSISAEAHETLAIAMNRIGGRSNTGEGGEDPERLYDPERRSAIKQVASGRFGVTSEYLVNADDIQIKMAQGAKPGEGGQLPPNKVYPWIARTRHSTPGVGLISPPPHHDIYSIEDLAQLIHDLKNANEHARIHVKLVSSLGVGTVAAGVSKAHADVVLISGHDGGTGASPMNSLKHAGTPWEIGLAETQQTLLLNGLRDRITVQVDGAMKTGRDVVIAALLGAEEYGFATAPLVVAGCIMMRVCHLDTCPVGVATQSPELRKRYTGQVEHVVNFFKFVAEEVRETLAALGFRTLDEAIGHAELLNTDEAVDHWKASGLDLAPIFEMPSETPYGGAKRRTRGQDHGLEHALDRTLIQLAEAALEDAHHVNIELPVRNVNRTVGTLLGSEITRRYGGDGLPEGTINVTLTGSAGQSLGAFLPRGITLDMVGDANDYVGKGLSGGRIVVRPDPAATFAAEAQTIAGNTIAYGATAGEIFLRGQVGERFCVRNSGATVVAEGVGDHAFEYMTGGRAVVLGPTGRNLAAGMSGGMAFVLDVDRKKVNQDMVDLLKPTADDLAWLKKTVQQHYDLTRSAVAASLLGDWPRRSVAFTKVMPRDYQRVLDAAKAARAAGRDVDEAIMEAARG
- a CDS encoding M20 metallopeptidase family protein, yielding MSDLWARWTRAIADELPAAVELRHAVHADPRGSGDEEDTARLVAGALGAGDGVRVAKTGRAIRLPGGDGPAVALRAELDALPVLEGTRVPWASGNELMHACGHDVHLAALVAVGRAAVRVGVPRPILALLQPREETSPPGALDVVESGVLTEHGVDAVIGAHVQPRLAHGVVAAVPGPVNASTDEFEVTLYGQGGHAGYPHLLRDPILALSHLVVSLQQLASRRIDPVFGAVCSVGRIQAGAAANVIPNSATAFGSLRLMRTKDRDRALEALADIVHGTARAHGCTAELEISPCEPVLDNDAALAAGAQRWLSHAGFAVDDQFRSFGADDFAHYCGGATRGLMLFVGLGDTAGVPSLHDERFLPRDEAVTQVAHALVAGYLAALEAPAP
- a CDS encoding amidohydrolase family protein, with protein sequence MTDLLPFVADLPLVDHHCHGVVTRDVARADFEGMLTEADAPSPLGTSLFDSLIGLAVRERCAPVLDLPKHADADAYLERRAELGAAEVARRFLRATGTTDFLLDGGFLPEALTTTPEFAALAGTRAHDVVRLEQVAESVIGGTTAEGFAAAFADELGNRAKTAVGLKSIAAYRVGLELAGERPSPSEVTAAAGRWLRTGSPRLADEVLHRHLVFTGLDLGLPVQFHVGYGDSDVDLHRCDPLLLTGLLRATRDRGVPILLLHNYPYHRNAAYLAQVFEHVFVDAGLITHNAGFRAPAVLAELLEIAPFGKVLFSTDAFGLAELYHLGTALFRQGLSDFVRAALDADAVSEVDAVRLCALVGSENAQRIYRLEHV
- a CDS encoding glutamate synthase subunit beta, with the protein product MADPTGFLKYDREEPPKKSYEERLSSWGEVYADVDPAERNEKVRKQASRCMDCGIPFCHSGGSGCPLGNLIPEWNDLVRRGDWAAASDRLHATNNFPEFTGKLCPAPCEAGCVLSISPLSGGPVAIKRVEQTIADQSWEAGYVQPQVSEVASGRRVAVVGSGPAGLAAAQQLTRAGHEVTVFERDDRLGGLLRYGIPEFKMEKKVLDRRLAQLRKEGTRFVTGCEVGVDLSVEDLRAQYDAVVLAVGALRGRDDTTTPGRELAGIHLAMEHLVPANKYVEGDGPPAIDARGKHVVIIGGGDTGADSYGTATRQGARSVTQLDQYPTPPSTRDDERSPWPTWPYILRTYPAHEEAGERKFAVAVKRFVGDDSGAVKAVELQQVKVQKDPATGRREVIPVTDEVETLPADLVLLAIGFEGVEEMPLLDGLGLSLTRRGTLSCGADWQTETPGVFVCGDAHRGASLVVWAIAEGRSVANAVDTYLTGASDLPAPVHPTALPLAVV
- a CDS encoding SDR family oxidoreductase encodes the protein MILDRFKLTDQVAVVTGAGRGIGAATAVALAEAGADVVIASRTAAQLEEVASRVSAAGRRAVTVPVDLSSPEAAAALAATAVAEFGRLDLVVNNVGGTYPRPLLETTAEFLEEAFRFNVATAHALTAAAAPALLETGGSVVNISSVMGRVSGRGFAAYGTAKAALAHYTRLAAADLAPKVRVNAISVGSVATSALEIVVGNPELKAKMESATPLKRIGEAEDIAATVVFLASRAGGYITGKILEVDGGLQTPNLELGLPDLG